CATGGTTCCTGGTTTCCATGGTTCCTGTGTTCCATGGTCCCTGTGTTCCATGGTTCCTGGATCCCATGGTCCCTAGGATTTTATGGTTCCTGGGTTCCATGGTTCCCATTTGACTCAGCAACTTTGAGACAACCCCAAAGGAACTCAAGTGTTTAAGCGACTTTCAGAACCAGAAGATGTGTTAggcttttcagcctggagaaacgCAGGCAGGAATGTGTTTGATCCCCTTGGAGCAGCCAGAAACCCTCCAGACAAACCTGCAGTCCCACCAGCTCCACGCTGGGCTCACTTCCTTCCTGAGCTCAGGGAGGGCAGCACAGTCGTGATGGCACCAAACCACTTCATTGTGGGGTTAAAAACCACCTCCTGAGCTATGATGTGTAACAGGGAAGTATTAGAAAACATCCATAGAATgatttattataattaatatCACAGATTTGGCTGAAAAAGGCATTTCAAGGACACTCTGTCACATTTTCAAGCCAAGGGCAGGGTTTGTTACACTCAGGGGACACGGACACAAGCAGAACTCACATGTGTGTAACTCATCAGGTGACCTTTAATCCACACCACATTTACATATTTCACATCAAAtgactttttccttctttttttttttttattttcttccgacaggaaataaaaaaaaaaaccaaataataataaaaaaaatcccagatttGGCACATTTCATCAGCTGGGTGTTGCCTACCTAAGTCAATTAAttgaggcacagggagcagtgCTGATACCCTGCCTTAGAGTGATTTCCCAGGATTCTTCTGCATATGACACGAGACATCTCTGGAGACTATTTCCTGCCAAAGTCATTTTAAATAACTATATTAAAAAGCCAGTGGAAGTTACAAGTAGAGCCTGATTCTTTCATCGGTGGCCCTTCATATCATTGGAAACCTGAAATGAAATGCACTTGAAATCTGTGTTAAAATTACCAGCTGTCTTCAAGTAAATGTGATTTGGGATGGGAAAGCACAGGAATGCCTCGTGcctggcagagaggagggatTTTGGGAATACTCCATCCTCCCCACAGGCTGTGTGCCCACATCTCCTCAAAGCACGGGATTATCTTTGTATTAATCAAAGAGCAACTTGATTAAAACCCCGTAGGCTGACGAAGGAGGGGGAAATtaggcaaataaaaataaaataaataaaaaaaaccccaccacatgAATTTTGAGACAAAAAACCTTTATGGTGCCGTAACTTTGGGAACAAAAAGTCTTTCCAGAGCTCTCCCATCTGGAGATCATCCATCTGCTGGAAATCGACGCCTGGCGATGCACCAGGGACTCTGCCAGAGGTGCCTTGGCCAGAGAGAAACatccccaaaaaaaaaataaaataaagggaaCTCGAAGCAACGATTTGGAACATCAGATGTCAGTCCTTGGGCCGGGCTTTGGGACATTTGCTCAGGACTTTGCCCTTCGGAAGGAAGTTTTTTTAATTCCCGCGCCGACGCCGTTGCGGAAGGAGCGTTTGTGGGGAAGGGAGTCGCGGAGAGGATTCCCAAGAgccagctcctcatccctgcccaccttggagaggcagctgctcagcagcaccaggcacgAATCCCATTcccccagcagctggcaggtCAAGTAAAAAGGGTTGGCTCTCTGGAGATTGAAGGCAAACAAAAGAgacaaccaaacaaacaaacaaacaaaaaaaaaaaaaggagagaaaaaaatataaagagagagagataagaGAAGGTAAAATTATGGATTTGGGTATTTGCCAGGACTTGTTCAGGATACAGAGCAAAGTAGTAACGCAAAAAGAATTTATGCTTTGAATGACAAGGATGAGCTGTTACTTtctaaggatttttttgtgttcaaaatcagggtttttttcatagttttttaTACATTCCTGGTCTAAAATACTGATACAATCACGTTTAGGGTATGATGGGAATTGTTTTTGGTGATGCTGACCAGCTGTGACACAGTTTTCTTGGAATAACACGGGTGTTTATTGCTGTAAAATGAGATTGggttttttcagggaaaaacaaaataccagATTTTTATAAACCTGTGTGCACTTCTGAGACTTAAATTACAcataagagaaaacaaaaatacccgTAAAGCTAAAATTTGGAGGAGGCTTTCCAGTACTTTTAACCAATTCTGGAAGAAGTTCTGAGGAGGTTTAATAATGACAAATTAATAAtgggaattttaaaaagtctggataaaaatccaggaaaacaTTCCTTTGACTTGCACTCTATAGGACAAAAAATGCCAAGTGCATAAAAATTTTGACTTATTTCAACAGCTcttaaaataaactgcatttaatTACTGCTgaactataaaataaaaacatttcctggCATCTTTATGTTTGTTCTGTGCATCTTTCATCATATCCCGATTTCCCAGCTGATTTTCCATCTAAAAGCCATATTCTGCCATCTCTAAAAATCTAATGTAAAGCCATAGCATTAACAACTGGAATTGCTGGTGAAATTACCTTTAACTTCATTAGgatttgttttaattcagtgttttattgCTCTTATTTAATACTGGTTattaagttaatttttttgtttgtttgtttaatgaCTTTTTCTGCAACCAACACCTTCTGCCACTGGCACGGCGTTTCCTAGACTGAATTTCCTCCCTAGCAAGAAAAGACActtttttgcaaggaaaaaacctataaaaaccaaaaaactggGAACAGAGAAATTCCCCTTTTGAATTTTTAGCTGCCGTTTCCCTAGATTTACTGaataaaaggcttttattttgacatttatGGAAGCAATTAAATTCCTTTTAACCGTGATATCATTGCCATAAAGAGAGCCCATCCATTAGGAAATGTGGCTACTCAGATCCAGCTGTGTCTAAATAAATCAGTTGATTATAAATAAGTTAATGAATTGATAAATTCACTAGCAATAAGTGAaattaatacatatatatatctaaTTGCATCTCTTTGAGATATGCAAGGAATTCAGATTAAATGGAGAGGAGATTGGtggttttctctcttccatCCAGGATTTCAGCTCCCCACACCCCACATTAAATATGCACTGAGTTGCTCACATGATTATTTCAGAGGCttgcatattttattaataaccccaggaaaaaaattaggctATGCTCCAGGAAAATTAGGTAATAATATTTAACCAATAGCTTCAATACAAGAaagttctttcattttatattaaaaaaaaatataaaaacacagcaagcaAAGAAGCAACCTAACAAAcgaaattaatttaaataaaggaGTAACTTAAGAGGATTGAAGCAGATCTGGGGGTAATTAGGGGATGGGACTTACCATGGAAGGGCCAACTGGGTAACCCGAGCACACCAAGGTCGTGGAGATCCACAGGATGAAAACCAAGTTTAACCTGCACAGACttcaaagaaaagctgagattAATGAAAATTTTGGACCGAAAATCAAGCAAAATATGAACAGAGAGCAACCCGTGCACCAAGAGCCCCGTGGTGGCTTTACCTGCTCATTTTTCACCCAGCACTGTGTGCAGGAACATGCAGCTCTACATCCAAATTCCTCACGCATCCTTTCGGTTCTTCCTCAGGTGACCATTTTATACCAGAGTTCAGGAGGGAAAATGTCATCAAAGCTGATTTTACTCTGACTAATTGCTCCTTGTTTggccttttcttctttgttaaaTGGGAAAATGGCAAGAACACGCTCAGCTGCCATTACCAACCCCGGGGATTTCATCTGAAGTGTCCCATTAAATGTCTCTCGAGTGGTTTTATTGTTACCTCTGTGTCATCACTGCAAGCCTGGTCAGAGGGCGAAAGATTTCAAAAATCCATCTCAAGGGTTTGTTACCACTTCCAATATATCAGGTGGGGACCTTGCAAAGCCTGGCAGCGAGGGAGAAACActaaaagtgcattttaaatacaaagttCCTCAAAGAGTCTTATTATACTCAAAACAGCCACAATACAaagaataatatatttttttttttctatttttctccccccgacattatttttttatgtgcttAGTTCTTAATACAccaaatgaaattttctttttctgacaaTTAAAATTCTTTGGACAATAATTTCTGCTATGCATCCATATCTCAGCTGAGTTTAGTCAACCCAAGCTTTTGTAGGATTAATAAACTCTGTTAATCTCATTAATAAACTCTGTTAATCTCCAGCAATGCAGCAGATGCTTCATGTCTAAAAGCATCATTTGTTGCTGCAACAAATTTAATGGTGCAGTATTTTAGGGGATTCTGTGGTTTATTTATCCAGAGTGGTGTGAAAGTGCTGAATCCCCCAAGGTCTGGGAATGTCGGACTGCACAGGCAATGCTGGAAAACATTAAATTccacttatttttcttctgagaatgAGCACCACGTCTACAAAAACGTGCTGGGGTAATGGTGGGACTCATTGATCCGAGAGCTTTTCCGGCTTTAACCATTCCAGGACTCtaaagaaaacactgaggaTCATTTTAGGACAGCCACAGAGCTTCAGGCACGGACACAGCGAGGCAGAAACCCCAAATGTTACATTTCCTGTGGTGtttacactgaaaaatcaaCAGACAAGGGCTGCAGAAGGGACCTTGGTGTGAGTCTCTGGGGAGACCTGAGCTGTTATAAATGATGTCACATTTCCCTGCAACATTTCAGATCATTTTGATGACCtggaaggtcttttccaaccataATGGAGCTGTCATTCCGTCTCCTGATAAAGTGCATTTCGTTCCAGGAGATGGAGAGCTGTGAGGAGAAACCCAGTGGCATGGAAGAGCCTTTAGGAGtttgaaacaaaaatccctGATGGGATCTCAGCTTGTGGTTGACCATTTCCCCTCATCATGGTGGTGTTGATCATGGTTGACAAAATCCAATGGCTCTCaaaggactttttaaaaagaaaaagtggtttCAAAAGAATTCTGGTTGCTGGTGAAGCTCTCCAGGATTCTCCAGGCCCACGAGGGCTGAAATGAGGATGAAATCTGCCCCATTTAAAGGCTGCAGCTTTAAACCCTTTACAAACCCATCAGCAGAGCAGGTGACTATTTGCATTTCCAGCCTGAGTCCTGTTATTCAGAGAGCAAATCCTCTCTTTGAACGGGACCTCCCATTCCCCCTGGGCCAGGACCTCCAGCTCCAAGGATAAGAGGATTAGGCCGTGTTCctgctgcaaagaaaagcaCTTTGGGCTGGATTCTGCCTGAGCACAGCTTAGCTCAGCTCTCATTGTGTCTGCATTTAGCCCAACTCTGCTTTAATCCGAAATTAACCTTCACACAACACTTTTTGTGGAAGGTGAGGACCCAGAACAGGCTGCTGATTACAGCTCAGGGTTTCCAGGTTCAGCCTGGGACTCTCTGGGTAAATTTTGGTGCATTATTGGcgacatttttttaaatcttgagTTGTTTGGGGCCCCGGTGATCTCACCCTGGGCCTGGTCAGTCCCTTCTAGGCTCATCTTTCTCACATCCCTCTAAAAAAGAGGTTTTGACCAGGTGAGAAATCACAAACTGCTTTGGAACCGGAGAGCCACAGgatcatggaatagtttgggctggaaaaacCCTCCAAGACTGagtccagcactgccaaggccaccactgccccatgtccccgagtgccacatccacagggctttaaatccctccagggatcAGAACTCCacccctgccagggctggagagccctttttgggaagaaatgtccccaatatccaacctgaagCTCCCCTGGAGATGCAGATGCTACCAAGGCAAGAGTCACTGAGACACCACCACCCCTCAGACACACACAAAGACATTTCCTGAACATTCAAACCCTCCCGTTTGCTCCTCACTCCTTGGAGGTTGTTTTCCCCAGCTTTTCAGGATGCAGTTTACCACAACACACCTGTGATTCGCATGCATGAGGCAGAGATGGAGGTTTAGATCCATTCCAGATATTCCCACTTCAGGTTTGGAGGAATCAGGTTGGAGAGGACAAGTGGCAATTGACATTTCTGTCTcctgctctgtctgcagaggctctgctcccaggctggcttCACTGGCAGCTATTAAGGGTCAAATGAATCATTAAGAACCACAATAAAACCTCCCAGCATCcataaaatttgtattttctcagaATAAATCAGCAGCAGTATCAGCGATAATATCAcctcttccctcctgcctgccttgtTGGAGGGACTCTGTGTTGAAACTAAATGCTGCTTTCCTTTGgttttccccccaaaatcaAGTGGAACAACACAAAACTCACAGCTGAGCCTATCCAACCTTGCAGATTTTTGAGGTTAATAAGCCTAGAAGCTTTAGAACACGATATTTCCTTCCTCCAACCCAGTGGTCAACCCAAAGTGTTTTAAATTGGCATTGCGGGACTTTGCTGAGGGatcaaacaaaaaactgaaTGAACACACCTCAACCTGTCCATTGGCATAACCCCAAAAGTCGTAAAAGCCCAGCTCTTGATAAAGGCAAGGCTCCAAATCCCGTTTCCTTCTGGGATACTCCCAGTGAAACCTCAGCACGGCTTTGCTGGAAAAAGCTGCTGGGATATTTTGTTCCTAACTcaggtttgttgtttttttttgttcctcttgctGTCAAGAATATCAAGCAAGGCAAAAGGCAGCGTGGTTTGCTTTCAGCCCATTGCGAGGTGTGAGCTGGAAATcaatcctgctcccagcacataAACCTGCTTCTGACTCGGTGATAATAGAAAATCCCAGCAGGACACGGGGAgacaagaaacacagaaagcagGAAGTTCATTCCTTGGGTCATTCCCTCTGTGCTCTCACTGCTGCAGGGGGACACAACCAACCCTTCACCTGCACCACCAGGTCTCATCTGCGGAGCTGCTGTGGGTACACCCGGCTGATTCTGGGCACTTCCCTGCCATGGAGAGCTCTAATCCACTGAAAACTGGGGATCatgtggctgtcccatccctggcaggctggatggggcttggagccacctgggagagcagatgtccctgcccatggcatgatgtggcactggatgggctgtAAAGTTTatcccaacccaacccattccagaATTCTCCAGTCCAGGAGGAGATTGGAGATTGCCTGACAGGAGTAAGGGGCTCTAAGGCCAAATGATgcagcccaggggaggctcagctctTGCCTCCCTGCTGTTTTAGACATTTGGGCAGTGCACTGcccctgtgcctggggctgtctgtcccctgtgtcACTCACCTGGCTCCTGGGCCACCCAGGGCTCTCTGGGGAGGATGCCACCATCTCATcaaagggcagggacacattttCCATggcctgtgctggctgctgtgggtacaaccagctctgtgctcccgTTCCAGCCCCAGAGGTTCTCCAGAAGGACAGAGGTGTTGACTGAATCCCTTCCTGGCTGCCAAGGCTGCCGGGTGAAGCCCTGTCAGTGAGactctgcaggcagggacagctcctctGCGGAGCCCTGGCACCGTGCCCTGGCTGGGGAGAGGCACTAGCTCCTTTTGACAAGCCAGTTTTGAACACAATTCCACTCTGCTGGCTCGGGCTGAGCCAGGCTCCAGCAAGGCCCCAGCTGATGTACAGGTTTGATctgggggagaaggaaaatcaaaagggatccaaggcaggagcagaacTGCCAGTCCTGCCCCCCTCCACAGCCTTGGCTTTCCTGGATGgatcccagcaggcaggaggggagcagcaAGGGCTGCCAGGAGATGGAAggagcagggcacaggattTGTGGATGCTGTGAACCTCAGGATCTTCATTGCCACCTGATTTTGGAGCACTCCTGCACCACTGGGGCTGTGCACGTCACTGTCACGGCAAAGGGGGCGAAGCTGAGTTAGATCCTCCCGTGCCAGGGGGAAAAATTAGctccaaaatcccatttttgaTCCCACATCACACAGGAATCGTGGGCTGTGTCACAGTTGCCATCCCCAGGAATTTAAAGCCtaaatcatcatcatcatgtcTAAATATATAAATTCCTTTTGCTGCTTACAGTCAGAGCTGgtgtgggcagaggcagcacGAGCTCCTCACCCCACTCCCCAGCACGTGTCCCAAAAATGAATCCAAAGTGCTGACGGAGAATGTCACCAGTCCCCACGTCCCACAGCACGTGGCACCTCCTGGGCCGAtgtcacccagccctgctgatgTCACCACGCTGGGGTTGGAGCCCAGAGGAATGAAGCTTTTTGGCCAAAACATACCGGCACACCTCAGGAAACGCTTCTAATTTATGGatccctctcttttcctttgtcaGGCTCTATAGCACACCTTCAGAAAAACAACCTGCACGAAGAACAAACCctccctgcaccagcagcaagtgctccagccctcgGAGAATTTACCAggaggtaaaagaaaaagaaagagcagagcagaacgAGTTGCTCACCCCGTTAAGGGGAGGCTCAGCAGCGAGAAGAGTGGATGTAATTAACATTTTGGATACGCTGATTTGCGCGTGCCGACGTAATTCATGCGCTCGGAAACGTCTCAGAGAGATCCTGCAGGAGGTGGCTGCCGAAGAAAAGATGTCAGTGCTGAGCTAAAATGACACCTGTCACAGCCAAACCCAAATTCCTGCTCAGATGGAACAAAGATCTCGGTGATCTGAGAGAGGCTGAACAGTTgttgaaggaagagaaaagagacgaggaaagggagaagggtttcgaggagagagaggagaaaaggaggcaggaaagTCTGATGTGACTTTAGAGGAAGAGATCAAACTTTAAAGGGATCAAACTTTAAAGGAGTCAAGGGAAGCTAacataaatattataaatagcGAGGAATAGGGAGAAGGAGCCGGGTGGTTTTGAAGGGCACAATTTTGTGTGGATTTTATTGCACTGCACCTCAAGGTTCTCCCACGGATAAGGCTAAGGGAAGACAAGGAAATCAAACCCAACCTTTTCTATTGGGATCATCTGGCTCAAGCAAGTTTGCACGTTTTCCCCTACAGAAGCCCAGCACAAACACGTTTGTTTCTGCTCCCCAAGTCCTCGGGATGTCACACCAACAGCCCTGTGtcagctgggaatgggaaaaaaaggagctgtgaggggaaaaacctcagtgctggcagcagaggtAAGGCAAGGATTTCTGCTGGGAGGTTTTGGGACACAAACCCCAAAGTTATGGACCATAACTGCAAG
This is a stretch of genomic DNA from Sylvia atricapilla isolate bSylAtr1 chromosome 8, bSylAtr1.pri, whole genome shotgun sequence. It encodes these proteins:
- the NPS gene encoding neuropeptide S — its product is MDLNLHLCLMHANHSLCRLNLVFILWISTTLVCSGYPVGPSMRANPFYLTCQLLGEWDSCLVLLSSCLSKVGRDEELALGNPLRDSLPHKRSFRNGVGAGIKKTSFRRAKS